GTGGTCACGATAACGTACAGGGCGCAACTGATATGTGCGTACTGTCTCACTCTCTACCGGGTTATTATGGCCTGAAGACAGGTTCTTGGAAGCACTGGTCACGCGTTTGGGGTGTAGATTACGATTACATGTTGTCTCGCTTTAAAACGAAGAAGCTAATGGAATCCAAAGGTATTCCTGTTTCTCGTTGGATTGACGGTGTTCTTATTCCTAAGGACAAGATCGATCAGCCTGAGAACGTTAAAGGTATGGTCTTCTGGGGTCACGCACCGAACTCTCAAACCCGTTTGCCTGAAATGAAAAAGGCAATGGAACAGCTTGATACAATGGTGATCATTGACCCGTATCCGACTGTTTCTGCTGTCCTTTCTGATCGTACAGACGGTGTTTACCTGCTGCCCGCAGCAACACAGTTTGAAACATACGGTTCTGTAACGGCATCTAACCGTTCCCTACAATGGCGTGACAAAATCGTTGAGCCCCTGTTTGAATCAAAGCCTGATCACGAGATCATGTACCTCTTTGCGAAGAAATTCGGTTTCGACGCTGAGATGTTCAAGCAGATCAAAGTGAACGGCACTGAGCCATTTATCGAAGACATCACACGTGAATTTAACGGTGGTATGTGGACAATCGGTTATACTGGTCAATCACCAGAGCGTATCCGTAAACACATGAAATATCGTCACACGTTTGACAAGACCACATTGAAAGCCAATGGCGGCCCATGTGATGGTGAAACATTCGGTCTACCATGGCCATGTTGGGGTACACCTGAAATGGGTCACCCAGGTACACACATCCTTTATGATCCATCCAAGCCAGTGGCTGAAGGTGGTTTGAACTTCCGTGCCCGTTTTGGTGTGGAACATGAAGGTAACAACCTATTGGCTGAAGGCTCTTACCCAGTTAATTCTGAAATCAAAGATGGATATCCTGAATTTACCATGGCCATGCTGAAAAAGCTTGGCTGGGATAAAGATCTGACAGCTGAAGAACGTGCCGCAATTGAGAAAGTTGCAGGTGACAAGACAAACTGGAAAACCGACCTTTCCGGCGGTATCCAGCGTGTGGCCATTAAACATGGCTGTTCACCGTTCGGTAATGCAAAAGCGCGTGCAAAAGTCTGGACCTTCCCGGATCCGGTTCCACTGCATCGCGAGCCGTTATATGCACCGGATCGTAGCCTTGTTAAAGACTATCCGACATATAAGGATAAGCAGGCTTATCGTCTTCCGACCATGTATGAATCCATTCAGAAAAATGATTTCTCTAAAGAGTTCCCAATCATTTTGACATCTGGTCGACTGGTTGAATATGAAGGCGGTGGTGAGGAAACACGTTCCAACCCATGGCTGGCTGAACTGCAACAGGACATGTTTGCTGAGATTAACCCGTTTGATGCCAACAACGCCAATATCCGCGCTGATGACATGATCTGGGTCCATTCTCCAGAAGGCGGCAAGGTCAAGGTGAAAGCCTTGATTACAGAACGCGTCGGTCGTGGCGTTGTCTTCATGCCGTTCCATTTCGGTGGTGTTTTCCAAGGCAAAGACCTGCGTAGCAAATATCCGGAACATGCCGATCCTTATGTGATCGGGGAATCTTCTAACACTTGTGGCACATACGGCTACGACTCGGTTACCCAAATGCAGGAAACCAAAGTCACCCTGTGTCGTATTGAGCGAGCTTAAGGAGCGCAAAGATTATGGCAAGAATGAAGTTTCTTTGTGATACGGAACGTTGCACTGAATGTAACGGTTGTGTCACAGCATGTAAGAACGAACATGAAGTGCCTTGGGGCGTAAACCGTCGCCGTGTTGTCACCCTTAATGATGGTGAACCTGGTGAGCGTAGCCTTTCGGTTTCATGTATGCACTGTTCAGATGCGCCTTGTATGGCGGTTTGTCCGGTGGATGCGTTCTATCAGACGGGCGATGGTGTGGTTCTTCACTCCAAAGACATCTGTATTGGTTGTGGGTATTGCCTGTTTGCGTGTCCGTTTGGCGCGCCACAGTTCCCGCAGGACGGTTTCTTTGGTTCACGGGGCAAAATGGACAAATGTACATTCTGCTCAGGTGGCCCTGAAGAAGATCATTCCGATACGGAATATAAAAAGTATGGCAGCAACCGTTTGGCGGAAGGCAAACTCCCTGCATGTGCAGAGATGTGTTCCACCAAGGCATTGTTGGCAGGTGACGGCGACAAAGTTTCCGACATCTACCGCGATCGTGCTGCCGGGCGTGGTTTCGGCTCCGGTGCATGGGGCTGGGGGACTGCGTACGGTCTGAAAAACAAAGAAGGCTGATGGAAAAAAGGGAGGGCCGTTTTTCTAGCTGCGGCCTTCCCACCTTCTTTCACCTTTCATTAACAAAAAGAGGGGGTCTCTCATGAGGTCCAAACTTTTGAACAAACTGTTTTTCGCTATCTTAGCGGTTCTTATCGGTACAGCTGTACTGAGCTCAGGCATGCCTGAAGCTCAAGCACAAAATGTATCTGTCAATCCGGGCCTGTCCGGTCTTGGCAGTTCGTCTGATATCTGGCGTGAGATCAAGCAAGGCAAGCAGGGCAACACCTCCTTGCCAGATAAAAGTAAAGGCTTTCTGATCCGTAATAACGGTGAAGAATGGCGAAATGTGCGCAACAACATGGTATTTATCTATGGTGCCATGGGAATGGTGGGCATGATTGCTGCTTTGGCCCTCTTTTATCTTGTGCGTGGTCGCATCAATCTGGACGATGAACTTTCAGGTCGAAAAATCCTGCGTTTCAAGGCAATTGAACGGTATAACCATTGGACAATGGCAGCGAGCTTTATCCTGCTTGGTTTATCGGGATTGAATATGCTTTATGGCCGTGCGGTTCTTTTACCACTGCTTGGCCCTGAAGGGTTTTCAGCTCTCGCAGGTGTTGGTAAATTCATTCACAACAACATTGCGTGGTTGTTTATGATTTCCCTGTGCCTGACGTTTATCTTTTGGGCGCGTGACAACCTGTGGGACCGCTATGATTTGAACTGGATTTTAAAAGGGGGTGGCCTGTTCTCCAAAGGGGTACACCCACCATCTGCGAAATTCAATTTTGGTGAAAAAACAATGTTCTGGCTGGTGATCCTTGGCGGCGCTGCTGTCAGCTTCACTGGTTTGACACTCTTATTCCCGTACTTGTTCGGCACATTACCATTTATGCAATTGATGCAAATTATCCACGCAGTTCTTGCATTGGTGATGGTTATTGCCATTTTCGGCCATATCTATATCGGTACCATTGGTATGGAAGGCGCGATTGACGGCATGAAAACCGGATATGTGGACGAAACCTGGGCAAAAGAACATCACGCCGCCTGGGCGGAAAGCCACGGTATTAAAGTTGAGCATAAAGATTCTGATGAAGAACATGTTGCTCAAGGAGGTATTGCAGAATGAACATCTATAACCCTGATCGAGAGATGATGCTTGATGACTATATCATTAAGCCAGACCCTTCTAGCGCGTTGACCACCTCTGAAGTTCAGGGTGTAGACAGTTTTGGCAATCCCTTAGTGGTTCCTGTTGTGGAAGAGCGTCCCTTGACGCTTTTCCTCAACAACCGCGAAATTGTGACCTTGATGACGGTGGGGGATTACCCCGAACTTTTAGGTGTTGGCTACCTTGTTAACCAAAACATGCTCAAAGATGATGATATCATCACAGACGTTGAATATCACGATGACCTTGATGTGATCGTGGTCAGAACAGAACGTGTCACCAATTATGAAGAAAAGCTCAAACGTAAGGTCCTGACATCCGGTTGCGGAATGGGGACTGTTTTTGGCGATATCATGGATAAGCTTGACGAGGTGGTTTTAGAGGAAGGTGTGAGCATTCATGCCTCCTGGATTGAACCACTGTTAAAAAAGATCAAGACGACACCAAGCCTCTATCGCAAGGCAGGTTCCATTCACGGCTGCGTGCTGTGTCAGGGGAACAGGCCACTTGTGTATATTGAAGACGTGGGTCGCCATAACGCCTTGGATAAAATTGCAGGGTATCTCTACCTCAACGGTCTAAAAGGGTCCGATTACTATATGTACACCACGGGGCGTATGACGTCTGAAATGGTGATGAAATCAGTTTCCATGGGGGTTTCCCTACTGATTTCACGATCCGGGGCAACAAAATGGGGCGTGGAGCTTGCTAAAAAAGCAGGGCTCACATTGATCAGCCGTGCACGTGGCAAGCGTTTCATCGCCTTAAGTGGCTTACAACGTATCAATTTTGACCTGAATGACCTTGATGAACAAATGAGCCGTACAGCCCAGTGAGACAGGCTTCTGGCCTTCTTTAAAGCAGACATGTATACTGACGTCCCCATTTTCCAGATAAGGACGTGTGTTTTGACCCTGCGTTTGGTCATCTTTTATTATTTCCTGGCGTTTATTGCGTTCAGCCTGCCGGTGCAGGCCCAGACCTACGATAAAGGTCCCTATGAAGATGCCCACAGTGAAGAGCAAATAAGCAACCCCCGCGCTGATTTCTGGCGACAGGTGCGCGATGGCATGCCAGGGCGTGTCAATATCCCGGACAAGGATAAAAGCGTGCTGATCCAGCAGGGCGGCAATGATTGGCTTTCCACACGTTCTAATGTTGTTGCAAATTACGGTCGCCAAGTCATCGCTGTTGGCTTAGCGCTCAGTCTCCTTTTTCTTTTTTTAACGGGCCGGATCAAAATCTTAAGCGGGCCTGTCGGATGGGTCCTTGACCGACTGATGCCTTTTCAAAAACCTGCCCACTGGGTTTCAGCCGTTTGTTTTGTCCTGTTGGGGATGACCGGTCTTAATATTCTTTATGGGAAACGGGTCCTTGCCCCCATGATGGGGCGTGAATTTTTCTCAGATTTTTCCTTGCTGGGAAAAGCCATCCATAATCAGGCCAGCTGGGTTTTCATGGCAGCCATTGCCATTGTGATGATTTTACGCGCACGTGAACATTTACCGGGGTTTGTGCGCCAACGCGTATCACGCAAAAAGGCGATGGAATGGACAAAAGTGGGCAAAAGCGAAAAGGTCCTGTTCTGGTTTGCCGTCCTTGGCACCCTGATTGTTGCCTATTCCGGGGCGACACTGTTAATCCCTCATGGGACAAATGAGCTACGCCAGATGCAGCTCTTTCAGCTCATGCATTCTTTTTCCGCACTTACCTTGACCGGATTGATTGTCGGCAATGTGTATCTGATTTCTGTTGGGATTAAGGAAAATGCCCGCAAACTGTTGGAGGCCAAGGAAATATTGGAAGAAGAAGTTCAAAAACGTACCCACGAACTGGAAAATGAAATTCAGGAACGTCGCCAAATTGAAGTGGAACTCAATGAGGCCAAAGAAGTTGCTGAATTGGCAAACCGCTCTAAAGACAAGTTTTTGGCAACGGCAAGCCATGACCTCTTGCAGCCTTTAACCGCTGCACGCCTGATGATTGCGACATTGCGCATGCGTGAGATGCGCCACAAAAATCATAAGATTGTTGAACAGGTCCATCAATCCTTACGCGGTACAGAAGAACTGCTGACTGATTTACTGGATATTTCCCGCTTAGGGGCAAGTACGACGGAACCCAGGATTTCTGATTTTCCAGCCCAACAGCTTTTGGGCAATATTGAACATGAGTTTCGCCCTGTTGCCCGACAAAAAGGGCTTTCTTTGAAGGTTCATTGCCCAGACGTACACCTAAAATCGGATTATCAGCTTTTAAATCGTGTGATCCGGAACTTCTTAAGCAATGCGGTTCGTTATACATCATCAGGGGGTATTCTGATCGGTGCACGAAATCGCAAGGGTCATATACGCATTGAAGTTTGGGATACGGGAACAGGTATTCCGAAAGACCAATTAACAAAAGTATTTGAAGAATTTCACCGCATTGATGGACAAGCAATCGACCAAAAAACCAAAGAAAATGGCGTTGGTCTTGGTTTGGCAATTGTGGATCGGATTGCCACTATTTTGGGACACAATATTTTGGTGCGCTCGGTTGAAGGTAAAGGCTCGGTCTTTTCCATTGATGTCACACATGGCAGTGAAGTGGCGCAATTAGGGCAAGTCCAAAAGCTTGAAACAAGTGACCTGGGGGGCGTGGTTGTGGCCCTTGTCGATAATGACCAAAATGTGCTGTCTGCAATGAAAACCTACCTGGAAGAATGGGGCTGTAGCGTTCTTGCCGGGTCTTCGGGCGATGAATTAATTGAACAGCTCAGTTGGTCCTCTTTCTCCCCGGACCTTATTTTAGCTGATTACCATCTGGATGCAGGTGTTTTAGGACCAGATGTCGCAGAACGTGTACATCGTATTTATGGAAGTGATGTGCCTGTGATTATCATCTCAGCAGACTCAACACAAGACATCCGAGATAGCCTGATTGAACAAGGCTACAAGTTCATGAGCAAGCCTGTCCGCCCTGCCAAAATGCGGGCCTTAATGGCGCATCTGGTCAATCAGGATGATCATTTCTCCCAACTCGCCCGAAAGTCTATTGGAGCTTAGGGATTAACCTTAAACCCCATCTCTTTTGCTGCAATAACCGCTTGAGTGCGATTAAACACATCCAGTTTACGCAACAAGGCCGTGACATGGGATTTGACTGTGGACTCTTTGATATTGAGTTCAAAGGCAATCACTTTATTGGACATGCCTGCACTCATCAGTTCCAGCACCCGTAACTCGCTGGGTGTCAATCGTCCCAACTTATCTTCAAATTCAGATTTACGCTGGCGATCTTCTTCCGGGCGCGGTTGCGTGGCTTCTTCGGTGGGCCAGTAGCGCCCGCCATTCAGTACGCTGGAAATCGCTTCTTTCATAATTTCAGGGGCTGCGGTTTTGGGAATAAAGCCGACAGCACCATATTGGGCTGCGCTGCGGACAGTCTCGATATCCTCAGAGGCAGAAACAATCACAATGGGAACAGACGGCACATGTGTCCGTAAGGTCACAAGCCCGGAAAACCCCGTCGTCCCCGGCATGGACAGGTCCAGCAAAATCAAGTCCAAATCATCATCGGTGAGCTTCTGTGCCTCGTTAAATGTGCTGGCTTCGCTGATGGAGAAGTCTTCTTCAATATCAGACATGGTGTCTTTTAAAGCGACTCTGAAAAGAGGATGATCATCAGCGATTAGAACTCGTATCATCTCTACCCTCTAACAACAATAGGATTTGGAATTTTGATTATTTCCCCAGAAATATATAGGGGTTTTCATCTGTATCCTACTAAAACTTCCTCATTTTAGAATTATTTCAGCTCCCACATACCATTGCATACCTAAACAGGCAACCTCAAGCGAAAGACCGTCTCCCCCGTCTGATCCAGTTCTATAGAACCGCCATATTGTTCTGCGATTTTTTTAACAAAATAGAGACCTAATCCAGCCCCCGGTGTGTTTGCACTTTTTTCTGGACGGTAGAATTTTTCAAAAATTTTCTTTGCATCACTCTCACTGATTTCATCGCCTTCATTATGAAATTCAATGGATATGTGGCTGCTGCCTTCTGCAAACAATTTCACATGAACACTATCTTCGTTTGTTGAATATTTAAGGGCATTGGCAATCAGGCTGGAAAAAGCGATTGCATACAGTTCCTCATTCCCCTGAACAATCAAATCCGTTTCACATTGATTTTGAAACGGAACTTTATATTCCGCACACAGGTTTTTCAAAATATATCCAGGGGCAACCGGATCAAAGGTAGGGTCATCCAGTTGTGGGTCGATCCATTCCGCCGTCAGGCAATTGTTCACAAGGTTGCTCAATCGCATGGACACTTTTTTAATACGATTGACTTCATCATGACTGATTGTCTGCTTTTCATCTGTTTCCATCCCGATCACTTCTGCTGAGGCATGGATGCTGCTCAGCGGCTTTTTGAATTCATGGGAAATCATGGAAAAGAAATTTTTCTGATGGGCCAGCGCCTTTTCAGCCGTCTCTTTTGCGATAGAAAGTTCACCAATTTTTTCATTGAGCTGATTGCGGAAACGCTCTGACGTCATGATGATGAAGCCTGATGTATAGGCAAGCTGCGTCA
This sequence is a window from Terasakiella sp. SH-1. Protein-coding genes within it:
- the fdh3B gene encoding formate dehydrogenase FDH3 subunit beta; its protein translation is MARMKFLCDTERCTECNGCVTACKNEHEVPWGVNRRRVVTLNDGEPGERSLSVSCMHCSDAPCMAVCPVDAFYQTGDGVVLHSKDICIGCGYCLFACPFGAPQFPQDGFFGSRGKMDKCTFCSGGPEEDHSDTEYKKYGSNRLAEGKLPACAEMCSTKALLAGDGDKVSDIYRDRAAGRGFGSGAWGWGTAYGLKNKEG
- a CDS encoding response regulator transcription factor, which produces MIRVLIADDHPLFRVALKDTMSDIEEDFSISEASTFNEAQKLTDDDLDLILLDLSMPGTTGFSGLVTLRTHVPSVPIVIVSASEDIETVRSAAQYGAVGFIPKTAAPEIMKEAISSVLNGGRYWPTEEATQPRPEEDRQRKSEFEDKLGRLTPSELRVLELMSAGMSNKVIAFELNIKESTVKSHVTALLRKLDVFNRTQAVIAAKEMGFKVNP
- a CDS encoding formate dehydrogenase subunit gamma — protein: MRSKLLNKLFFAILAVLIGTAVLSSGMPEAQAQNVSVNPGLSGLGSSSDIWREIKQGKQGNTSLPDKSKGFLIRNNGEEWRNVRNNMVFIYGAMGMVGMIAALALFYLVRGRINLDDELSGRKILRFKAIERYNHWTMAASFILLGLSGLNMLYGRAVLLPLLGPEGFSALAGVGKFIHNNIAWLFMISLCLTFIFWARDNLWDRYDLNWILKGGGLFSKGVHPPSAKFNFGEKTMFWLVILGGAAVSFTGLTLLFPYLFGTLPFMQLMQIIHAVLALVMVIAIFGHIYIGTIGMEGAIDGMKTGYVDETWAKEHHAAWAESHGIKVEHKDSDEEHVAQGGIAE
- a CDS encoding HAMP domain-containing sensor histidine kinase, with translation MDLDLRALSILLAATNVVSALVLYFFYRMFPKSPGVGYWSLASALLVLAALLVISRIFLPVAFSANAGNITYYIAYGVFYLGACQFVDKKPNWKLLVGSIAFCGFVFILIPKTIDFIGYRISMTAFAMIILSSLISHTLIKGAGKDEFARKAVGVVFSGLIFINLIRLYTGLETPAFEGAYLSSKKFDEQLLYYWVIVTQLAYTSGFIIMTSERFRNQLNEKIGELSIAKETAEKALAHQKNFFSMISHEFKKPLSSIHASAEVIGMETDEKQTISHDEVNRIKKVSMRLSNLVNNCLTAEWIDPQLDDPTFDPVAPGYILKNLCAEYKVPFQNQCETDLIVQGNEELYAIAFSSLIANALKYSTNEDSVHVKLFAEGSSHISIEFHNEGDEISESDAKKIFEKFYRPEKSANTPGAGLGLYFVKKIAEQYGGSIELDQTGETVFRLRLPV
- a CDS encoding NahK/ErcS family hybrid sensor histidine kinase/response regulator gives rise to the protein MTLRLVIFYYFLAFIAFSLPVQAQTYDKGPYEDAHSEEQISNPRADFWRQVRDGMPGRVNIPDKDKSVLIQQGGNDWLSTRSNVVANYGRQVIAVGLALSLLFLFLTGRIKILSGPVGWVLDRLMPFQKPAHWVSAVCFVLLGMTGLNILYGKRVLAPMMGREFFSDFSLLGKAIHNQASWVFMAAIAIVMILRAREHLPGFVRQRVSRKKAMEWTKVGKSEKVLFWFAVLGTLIVAYSGATLLIPHGTNELRQMQLFQLMHSFSALTLTGLIVGNVYLISVGIKENARKLLEAKEILEEEVQKRTHELENEIQERRQIEVELNEAKEVAELANRSKDKFLATASHDLLQPLTAARLMIATLRMREMRHKNHKIVEQVHQSLRGTEELLTDLLDISRLGASTTEPRISDFPAQQLLGNIEHEFRPVARQKGLSLKVHCPDVHLKSDYQLLNRVIRNFLSNAVRYTSSGGILIGARNRKGHIRIEVWDTGTGIPKDQLTKVFEEFHRIDGQAIDQKTKENGVGLGLAIVDRIATILGHNILVRSVEGKGSVFSIDVTHGSEVAQLGQVQKLETSDLGGVVVALVDNDQNVLSAMKTYLEEWGCSVLAGSSGDELIEQLSWSSFSPDLILADYHLDAGVLGPDVAERVHRIYGSDVPVIIISADSTQDIRDSLIEQGYKFMSKPVRPAKMRALMAHLVNQDDHFSQLARKSIGA
- the fdhD gene encoding formate dehydrogenase accessory sulfurtransferase FdhD, yielding MNIYNPDREMMLDDYIIKPDPSSALTTSEVQGVDSFGNPLVVPVVEERPLTLFLNNREIVTLMTVGDYPELLGVGYLVNQNMLKDDDIITDVEYHDDLDVIVVRTERVTNYEEKLKRKVLTSGCGMGTVFGDIMDKLDEVVLEEGVSIHASWIEPLLKKIKTTPSLYRKAGSIHGCVLCQGNRPLVYIEDVGRHNALDKIAGYLYLNGLKGSDYYMYTTGRMTSEMVMKSVSMGVSLLISRSGATKWGVELAKKAGLTLISRARGKRFIALSGLQRINFDLNDLDEQMSRTAQ
- a CDS encoding formate dehydrogenase subunit alpha produces the protein MLTKVNSGVANGPRLSKALSGVIGEAINRRTFFKRTGLTAAGIAAASTVSLVRTKKAQAAVSADAGDVKKVTSVCTHCSVGCGVIAEVKNGVWVGQEADFDSPINLGGHCAKGASVREHAIGERRVKYPMKLEGGKWKRMSWEDAINEVGDRLGKIRESLGPDSVYWLGSAKHNNEQAYLFRKFAAFWGTNNVDHQARICHSTTVAGVANTWGYGAMTNSFNDIHNSKAMFLIGSNPAEAHPVAVQHILKAKEKNNAPLIVCDPRFTRTAAHADEYVRFRSGSDVALIWGIIWHIFKNKWEDTKFIQQRVYGIEDIRTEVAKWTPEETERVTGVPGKQLERVARLMAKNRPGTVVWCMGGTQHTNGNNNTRAYCILQLVLGNMGVSGGGTNIFRGHDNVQGATDMCVLSHSLPGYYGLKTGSWKHWSRVWGVDYDYMLSRFKTKKLMESKGIPVSRWIDGVLIPKDKIDQPENVKGMVFWGHAPNSQTRLPEMKKAMEQLDTMVIIDPYPTVSAVLSDRTDGVYLLPAATQFETYGSVTASNRSLQWRDKIVEPLFESKPDHEIMYLFAKKFGFDAEMFKQIKVNGTEPFIEDITREFNGGMWTIGYTGQSPERIRKHMKYRHTFDKTTLKANGGPCDGETFGLPWPCWGTPEMGHPGTHILYDPSKPVAEGGLNFRARFGVEHEGNNLLAEGSYPVNSEIKDGYPEFTMAMLKKLGWDKDLTAEERAAIEKVAGDKTNWKTDLSGGIQRVAIKHGCSPFGNAKARAKVWTFPDPVPLHREPLYAPDRSLVKDYPTYKDKQAYRLPTMYESIQKNDFSKEFPIILTSGRLVEYEGGGEETRSNPWLAELQQDMFAEINPFDANNANIRADDMIWVHSPEGGKVKVKALITERVGRGVVFMPFHFGGVFQGKDLRSKYPEHADPYVIGESSNTCGTYGYDSVTQMQETKVTLCRIERA